In Cottoperca gobio chromosome 1, fCotGob3.1, whole genome shotgun sequence, a genomic segment contains:
- the fhip1aa gene encoding protein FAM160A1: protein MMASMVANGNRDGQSLVLKGVDPETCMIVFKNHWAQVVKILEKHDPVRSSSTLPSLSVINLSAGFSGGHRFGPVPGDEASAVQNYVEHMLFLLMEEDSGQAGAMGPILEFVVMENVMERLFVWSLRREFTDDMKLEQLKMYEMLVGQAQQPLLHHKPILRPLMMLLSSCSGTTAPQVEAELVLLLNLLCCVLAKDPSILELFFHTSEDQGATNFLIFSLLIPFIHREGTVGQQARDALLLIMSLSAENERVAKHIAENTYFCPVLATGLSGLYSSLPMKLEVPSEEWHCLHRDDWLQMPSLVQFLNSLEFCNAVIQVAHPDIRDQLVGYIYNGFLVPVLAPALHKLTLEEVMTTTAYLDLFLKTVSEPALLQTFLSFILLHQHESVHILDTLVSRINTPFQLGTVSLALFRTLIGLYCEDVMLQLILRYLIPCNHMMLSQRRVVGERDCYSVSTAKILALTPSCCSPDHSPPPLRQLDSILFSKGAETPNNTSATEENESFLEEDDGSGNSCTIGSEVYLDVSYLHYLYDARLSISRCIRACQVWSAPYDGENPPPEKYQPGVLEEPGLKSRQTQMAFKRVPLPPAPRPRPPPNTEPPSITQLELEWDDTYDACPMQTAEAPVERKPPQEPLAEPPKHIQEMRKTATMLVKGSYIEENEFQDDVKVYDLVAKTDAREVEHGKKKSNGSESEETQPGSAEVPLKNGLSLTPPTPVMADKNSLDTKGKGQTDCNSHLQNATHAESGDDLLAQYEELLRTLDTEAGKKYVKPEGELKKAVTTAREAEEEEEEEEMDFTAFSAETPEPEKLHSPFGVKFGGGSASRSQSAPFTGPFVSVLLSRLENMPSNSLHVNLLLTGILAQLAAYPQPLLRSFLLNTNLVFQPTVRSLYQVLAIVKNQIEEQAATRKDFPELIIAAQHWLLARETSFMATDTSGSRRSTHGEAGRMLKNSPTPKPKAISLDRTEVFATVLFTEFLKELAAIAQEHSILSYIPMEE from the exons GTGGTGAAGATCTTAGAAAAGCATGATCCCGTGCGCAGCAGCTCCACCCTGCCCTCCCTGAGTGTCATCAACCTAAGCGCTGGCTTTAGCGGCGGCCATCGTTTCGGCCCCGTCCCCGGAGACGAGGCGAGCGCGGTGCAGAACTATGTGGAGCACATGCTGTTCCTGCTGATGGAGGAGGATAGCGGTCAGGCCGGCGCCATGGGCCCCATCCTAGAGTTTGTAGTGATGGAGAACGTGATGGAGCGCCTCTTTGTGTGGAGCCTCCGCAGAGAGTTCACAGACGACATGAAGCTGGAGCAGCTAAAGATGTACGAGATGCTGGTGGGCCAGGCGCAGCAGCCCCTGCTGCACCACAAGCCCATCCTGCGTCCGCTCATGATGCTGCTGTCGTCCTGCTCGGGCACCACGGCGCCGCAGGTGGAAGCCgagctggtgctgctgctcaACCTGCTTTGCTGCGTGCTGGCAAAGGACCCTTCGATTCTGGAGCTGTTTTTCCACACCAGCGAGGATCAGGGAGCCACCAACTTCCTCATCTTCTCCCTGCTCATCCCCTTCATACACAGAGAGGGCACAGTGGGCCAGCAGGCCAGAGATGCACTGCTGCTCATCATGTCGTTGTCTGCTGAGAACGAGCGAGTGGCCAAGCACATCGCGGAGAACACCTACTTCTGTCCG gtgCTGGCCACAGGGCTGAGCGGCCTCTACTCGTCTCTGCCCATGAAGCTGGAGGTTCCCAGTGAGGAGTGGCACTGCCTGCACAGAGACGACTGGCTCCAGATGCCGTCCCTCGTCCAGTTTCTCAACTCGCTGGAGTTCTGCAATGCTGTCATTCAG GTGGCCCACCCGGATATCAGAGACCAGCTAGTTGGCTACATCTACAACGGATTCCTCGTGCCTGTCCTAGCACCAGCTCTCCACAAG CTCACCCTGGAGGAGGTGATGACCACCACAGCATACCTCGACCTCTTCCTGAAGACCGTGTCTGAGCCGGCCCTGCTGCAGactttcctctccttcatcctcctccaccaACATGAGAGCGTCCACATTTTGGATACTCTGGTCAGCCGCATCAACACCCCCTTCCAG TTGGGCACTGTGTCACTGGCACTCTTCCGCACTCTCATTGGCTTATACTGTGAAGATGTGATGCTGCAGCTCATCTTGAG GTACCTGATCCCCTGTAACCACATGATGTTGAGTCAGAGACGTGTTGTTGGAGAGAGGGACTGCTACTCTGTGTCAACAGCCAAGATCCTGGCGCTAACGCCGTCCTGCTGCTCTCCTGATCACAGCCCCCCGCCCCTCCGGCAGCTGGACTCCATCCTCTTTTCCAAGGGTGCAGAGACTCCCAACAACACCAGCGCCACGG AGGAGAATGAGAGCTTCTTAGAAGAGGATGACGGCTCAGGTAACTCTTGCACCATCGGCTCAGAAGTCTACCTGGATGTCAGTTATCTTCATTACCTCTACGACGCCCGGCTGAGCATCAGCAGATGCATACGGGCCTGTCAGGTTTGGTCAGCCCCGTACGATGGCGAGAACCCCCCTCCTGAGAAATACCAGCCCGGCGTCCTTGAGGAGCCGGGGCTGAAGAGTCGGCAAACCCAGATGGCTTTCAAGAGAGTTCCACTGCCGCCAGCGCCTCGCCCTCGCCCGCCGCCCAATACAGAGCCGCCCTCTATCACCCAGCTGGAGCTGGAGTGGGATGATACTTACGATGCGTGCCCGATGCAGACCGCTGAGGCTCCTGTGGAGAGGAAACCTCCACAGGAGCCTCTTGCTGAGCCTCCAAAGCACATCCAAGAGATGAGGAAAACAGCCACCATGTTGGTAAAAGGCTCATATATTGAGGAAAATGAGTTCCAGGACGACGTCAAGGTATACGATCTTGTTGCCAAGACAGACGCCAGAGAGGTCGAGCACGGTAAGAAAAAATCCAACGGGTCTGAATCAGAAGAAACCCAACCAGGCTCAGCAGAAGTTCCCCTAAAGAACGGACTCAGTCTAACACCTCCAACCCCTGTGATGGCTGATAAGAACAGCTTGGACACAAAGGGCAAAGGTCAGACGGATTGTAATTCCCACCTCCAAAACGCCACACATGCCGAGTCGGGTGATGACCTTTTGGCTCAGTATGAGGAGCTCCTTCGTACGTTGGACACTGAAGCGGGTAAAAAATATGTCAAACCTGAAGGAGAGTTGAAGAAGGCTGTCACCACTGCAAGGGAggcggaggaagaagaggaagaggaggagatggattTCACCGCCTTCTCTGCTGAGACACCAGAGCCAGAGAAACTGCATTCACCATTTGGGGTCAAGTTTGGCGGCGGAAGTGCAAGTAGAAGCCAGTCGGCACCTTTTACTG GTCCGTTTGTCAGTGTGCTGTTGTCTCGTCTGGAGAACATGCCGTCTAACTCGCTTCACGTCAACCTGCTGTTGACGGGCATCCTGGCCCAGCTGGCGGCCTACCCTCAGCCTCTCCTGCGCTCCTTCCTCCTCAACACCAACTTGGTCTTTCAGCCGACCGTTCGCTCCCTTTACCAG GTACTGGCCATTGTGAAGAACCAGATAGAAGAGCAGGCTGCCACCAGAAAAGACTTTCCAGAGCTGATCATTGCCGCCCAACACTGGCTGCTGGCCAGGGAGACTTCATTCATGGCAACGG ACACCAGCGGCAGCAGACGCTCCACCCACGGCGAGGCGGGAAGGATGTTGAAGAATTCTCCGACGCCTAAACCCAAAGCCATCTCTCTGGATCGGACAGAAGTCTTCGCTACCGTCCTCTTCACGGAGTTCCTCAAAGAACTGGCTGCCATTGCACAAGAGCACTCCATCTTATCGTACATTCCTATGGAAGAGTGA
- the gatb gene encoding glutamyl-tRNA(Gln) amidotransferase subunit B, mitochondrial, producing MAASTVAASELLHNMNKQISILFPKASCVIRQISTSSSRCDCPPQMRAKSTPQQLVGVVGLEIHAQINSNTKLFSGSPVGFSAPPNSLVSPFDASLPGTLPVLNTRCVEAAVMTALALNCTINRKSLFDRKHYFYADLPTGYQITQQRRPIAVDGILHYSLLGGKKSNQMIRKSVTIKQIQLEQDSGKSLHDNLRSQTLIDLNRAGVGLMELVMEPDMSCGEEAAAAVRELQLILQALGTCQGNMSEGQLRVDANVSVHKPGEPLGIRAEVKNINSARFLCRAIDYEIQRQIEVLQRGGTVQNETRTYDSKSGETIPMREKEGLQDYRFMPEPNLPPLIVYEDNASLPTGIDACQVVVVQKIREGLPELPSVKRDRLVQTYGILPEHSLTLVNEDGLMEYFEAVLKATKREPRKVIGWVKNELVAHLKQQDMSVSQSPISPSALAELLELQETGHISSSVAKQVFQEMWRSPDKTASQIIQEQDLGLLSDTAQLHSICQTVLDSHPDEVHAIRNGNKKVLNKLIGLVQKETKGRADPVVVRTIIQEKTS from the exons ATGGCTGCCTCCACTGTTGCAGCAAGTGAGCTGCTACACAATATGAATAAACAGATATCAATATTGTTTCCAAAGGCTTCGTGTGTTATTAGACAGATAAGCACATCAAGCTCACGATGCGACTGTCCGCCGCAGATGAGAGCAAAAAG TACTCCCCAGCAGCTGGTTGGAGTGGTGGGCTTGGAAATCCATGCACAAATTAACTCCAATACCAAGCTGTTCTCCGGCTCACCAGTTGGCTTCTCGGCACCTCCAAACTCCCTGGTGTCTCCCTTTGATGCATCCTTACCAGGCACATTACCC GTCCTGAACACACGATGTGTCGAGGCAGCAGTGATGACAGCATTAGCTCTCAACTGCACCATAAACAGGAAATCACTTTTTGACAGGAAACACTACTTCTACGCTGACCTCCCT actgGATACCAGATCACACAGCAGCGGCGCCCCATCGCAGTAGATGGCATCCTGCATTACAGCTTGCTTGGAGGAAAAAAGAGTAATCAGATGATCAGAAAAAGTGTCACCATCAAACAGATTCAGCTGGAGCAGGACAGCGGCAAGAGTCTGCACGATAACCTCCGCAGCCAGACACTCATAGACCTCAACAGAGCAG GTGTAGGTCTAATGGAGCTGGTGATGGAACCAGACATGAGCTGTGGAGAGGAAGCCGCTGCAGCTGTCAGAGAGCTTCAGCTCATCCTGCAAGCCCTGGGCACCTGTCAAGGCAACATGTCTG AGGGCCAGCTGAGAGTAGATGCCAATGTGTCCGTCCACAAACCGGGTGAGCCTCTTGGCATCAGGGCAGAGGTGAAGAACATCAACAGCGCCCGATTCCTCTGCAGGGCTATAG ACTATGAGATCCAGAGACAGATCGAAGTCCTGCAGAGAGGGGGGACGGTGCAAAATGAGACCCGGACGTACGATTCCAAATCAGG GGAGACCATTCCtatgagggagaaagagggtcTTCAGGACTACAG GTTTATGCCAGAGCCCAACCTGCCCCCTCTGATTGTGTATGAGGATAACGCATCGCTGCCCACTGGCATTGATGCATGtcaggtggtggtggtgcagaAGATAAGGGAAGGGCTGCCAGAGCTGCCCAGTGTCAAAAGAGACAGGCTGGTGCAAACGTACGGCATCCTGCCCGAGCACAGCCTAACGCTGGTG AATGAGGATGGGCTGATGGAGTACTTTGAGGCGGTGTTGAAGGCGACCAAAAGGGAGCCGAGGAAGGTGATTGGCTGGGTGAAGAATGAGCTGGTGGCTCACCTCAAACAGCAAGACATGAGTGTGAGCCAGAG CCcaatctctccctctgctctggcTGAGCTGCTGGAACTCCAGGAAACAGGACACATCTCCTCTTCGGTTGCCAAACAG GTGTTCCAGGAGATGTGGAGGTCACCGGACAAGACGGCCTCGCAGATCATCCAGGAGCAGGACTTGGGTCTGCTTAGTGACACCGCACAGCTGCACAGCATCTGCCAGACAGTGTTGGACTCACACCCTGATGAG GTTCACGCCATCAGAAATGGAAACAAGAAAGTTCTGAACAAGCTGATCGGCCTCGTTCAGAAGGAGACAAAAGGTCGAGCTGACCCAGTTGTGGTGAGGACGATTATACAAGAGAAGACTTCATGA
- the dctpp1 gene encoding glutamyl-tRNA(Gln) amidotransferase subunit B, mitochondrial, producing the protein MMATNGKDACGLNGDEPSVSLNGTSDTLAKKSHTLVMNGAATQPDSKLQNGRTGAESFTFTPEPTIEDIRRMQAEFTDERDWNQFHQPRNLLLAMVGEVGEVSELFQWRGEVAEGLPNWTESEREQLAQELSDVMIYLVELAEKCHVDLPQAVLRKMALNRLKYPASKVHGSAKKYTEYKD; encoded by the coding sequence ATGATGGCTACAAACGGAAAGGACGCCTGTGGATTGAACGGTGACGAGCCTTCAGTGTCTTTAAACGGCACCAGCGACACTTTAGCTAAAAAGTCACACACGCTTGTGATGAATGGAGCAGCCACGCAGCCTGATTCAAAGCTGCAGAACGGAAGAACCGGGGCAGAGAGTTTCACCTTCACCCCCGAGCCCACCATTGAGGACATTAGGCGGATGCAGGCGGAGTTTACGGATGAGCGGGACTGGAATCAGTTCCACCAGCCCCGCAACCTGCTCCTGGCTATGGTCGGTGAGGTGGGCGAGGTGTCGGAGCTCTTCCAGTGGCGGGGGGAGGTGGCCGAGGGCCTGCCGAACTGGACCGAGTCCGAGCGAGAGCAGCTGGCGCAGGAGCTCAGCGACGTGATGATCTACCTCGTGGAACTCGCCGAAAAGTGTCACGTTGACCTTCCCCAAGCTGTGCTTCGTAAAATGGCCCTAAACCGACTGAAATACCCCGCCAGTAAAGTGCACGGATCGGCCAAAAAGTACACTGAATACAAGGACTGA